One Triticum dicoccoides isolate Atlit2015 ecotype Zavitan chromosome 5B, WEW_v2.0, whole genome shotgun sequence genomic window carries:
- the LOC119307654 gene encoding disease resistance protein Pik-2-like — protein MEATVLSLGKSVVIGALSYARSAGAGEIASRLGVQRDQAFIADELEMMQAFLMAAHDGPEDKDRVVRVWVKQVRDVAYEVEDSLQEFAVRLQKQSWWRVASTLLDRRLVGKQMRELRAKVEDVSRRNKRYRLINGDGAGSKPSNISTTTSEFPVAGVTMSGTEEARRQLDKAKMDLIRLIGSKKDEDLRVIALWRANGDLGETSVIKKAYEDLKVDKKFECFAWIKLVRPVNPTEYLRSILRQFYVNSLQGTTMEAQDLRWMEMTKENDLVGEFKRFVSAKSYLIVLKDIHTIEEWDCIKVFFLNYKKGSRIIVSTEQVEVASLCVRQQTAAADHKQLHMDQALYAFYDKGLQDGADATEAGSSFNIASMTSSNSADNKSLTHTETTIADFKEYEQVGREKEKSDIIKLISNEVNQQLDVVSVWGMGGLGKTTLVRDVYQSQHLSVKFRYRACVTIMHPFNCDELIKSLARQLDAEDYENKEETGLAGGRTKPRLQRSLTDILEGKKYLIVLDDLSSATEWDSIIQHLPARETASRIIVTTRSENIARHCSKKQGNIYKLQILGYEDGLNLFMEKVFHKITYLNDEYPELVEQANLILKKCDGLPLAIVTIGGFLANQPKTALEWMKLNDHISAELEMNPELERIAAVLNKSYDGLPYHLKSCMLYFSIFPQDDKVSRRRLVRRWIAEGYSRELRGKSAEEIAESYFMELISRSMILPSQESIHSRRGIDSCQVHDLIREIGISKSAEDNLVFTLEEGCGLNNRGTIRHLAISSSWKGDQCDFKSIVDMSCIRSLTVFGKWRPFFMSEKMRLLRVLDLEGTSGLVDHHLTGIGKLLHLRYLSLRGCDDIYHLPDSLGNLRQLQTLDVTYTSIMELPRTIIKLSKLEHIRAGSIGSNDGGTRETFADTLCTLALSSMAFCVGCCAPQVLKEVMDIDGDPNRRDVCTACCCNKLPSAATRQSPNGVEVPRGTRRLKALNTMGVVNVSGSRGKAVLNDLKSLTRLRKLRVTGINKKNSQELCSALSKLSCLESLLVRSEGNPGLSGCLDALLSPPKKLQSLKLYGNLVKLPDWMEALRNLVKMELRSSRILEVDAAMQVLGNLPNLAILRLLRHSFTGEELRFSLNRDAAFPSLTVLELSLLDKLESVEFQGGAAPKIELLQFRGWRYKANTVLFAGLPSLPSLKEVLLKGRYEDGFVDDLRARLAGNPNRPVLKLN, from the exons ATGGAGGCCACCGTGCTAAGTCTGGGCAAGTCTGTGGTGATTGGGGCGCTCAGCTACGCCAGGTCTGCCGGTGCTGGGGAGATAGCCTCGCGTCTTGGAGTTCAGCGTGATCAGGCCTTCATCGCCGATGAGCTGGAGATGATGCAAGCGTTCCTGATGGCCGCACACGACGGGCCAGAGGACAAGGACAGGGTGGTCAGGGTCTGGGTGAAGCAGGTCCGCGACGTGGCCTATGAGGTTGAGGACTCCCTCCAGGAATTCGCTGTCCGGTTACAGAAGCAGTCTTGGTGGCGTGTTGCCAGCACCCTTCTGGACCGGCGCCTCGTTGGCAAGCAGATGAGGGAGCTTAGAGCCAAGGTCGAGGATGTCAGCCGCAGGAACAAGCGCTACCGCCTCATCAATGGCGACGGCGCTGGTTCCAAGCCTAGCAATATCTCCACAACCACAAGTGAGTTCCCCGTTGCTGGCGTAACTATGTCTGGCACCGAGGAAGCTAGGCGGCAGTTGGACAAAGCAAAAATGGATCTCATTCGCCTGATCGGTTCCAAGAAGGATGAGGACCTTAGAGTAATCGCATTATGGAGAGCAAATGGTGATCTTGGGGAGACCTCTGTCATAAAAAAGGCATACGAAGATCTGAAGGTGGACAAGAAGTTCGAATGCTTTGCTTGGATCAAGTTGGTGCGTCCTGTCAATCCAACAGAGTACTTGCGGAGTATTTTGAGGCAGTTTTATGTAAATTCACTACAAGGGACAACTATGGAGGCCCAAGATCTGAGATGGATGGAGATGACAAAGGAAAATGATTTGGTTGGTGAGTTCAAGAGGTTTGTGAGTGCGAAGAGTTACCTTATTGTCCTCAAGGACATACATACTATTGAAGAATGGGACTGCATTAAAGTTTTCTTCTTAAATTACAAGAAAGGAAGTCGAATCATAGTATCCACAGAGCAAGTTGAGGTTGCTAGCTTATGCGTAAGACAACAGACTGCAGCAGCTGACCACAAGCAGTTGCATATGGACCAGGCTCTCTATGCTTTCTACGATAAG GGTTTGCAAGATGGAGCTGATGCAACTGAGGCAGGGTCTAGCTTTAACATAGCTAGTATGACTAGTAGCAACTCTGCAGACAACAAGAGCCTCACTCACACAGAGACGACGATAGCTGATTTTAAGGAATATGAGCAGGTCGGTCGAGAGAAAGAAAAATCTGATATTATCAAACTAATTTCAAATGAAGTTAACCAACAGCTTGATGTGGTTTCTGTGTGGGGAATGGGCGGTCTTGGGAAAACAACACTAGTTAGAGATGTGTATCAAAGCCAACACCTCAGCGTCAAATTCAGGTACCGCGCTTGTGTAACGATTATGCATCCCTTCAATTGTGATGAGCTCATCAAGAGCTTAGCTCGACAATTAGATGCAGAGGATTATGAAAATAAAGAGGAAACAGGCTTAGCGGGTGGCAGAACAAAACCTAGGCTCCAACGGTCACTAACAGACATTTTAGAAGGAAAGAagtacttgattgttcttgatgatctaTCATCTGCCACAGAATGGGACTCTATAATACAGCATTTACCTGCAAGGGAAACAGCAAGTCGTATCATAGTCACCACAAGGTCAGAAAATATTGCTAGGCACTGTTCAAAGAAACAAGGGAACATATACAAGCTTCAAATTCTGGGGTATGAAGATGGACTTAACCTCTTCATGGAAAAG GTATTTCACAAGATTACATATCTGAATGATGAATATCCGGAGTTGGTTGAACAAGCAAATCTGATCCTAAAGAAGTGTGATGGACTTCCCCTTGCAATTGTCACCATAGGTGGCTTCTTGGCAAACCAACCTAAAACCGCTTTGGAGTGGATGAAATTGAATGACCATATTAGTGCCGAGTTGGAAATGAATCCTGAGCTTGAAAGGATAGCAGCAGTCCTTAACAAAAGTTATGATGGTTTACCTTACCATCTCAAGTCATGTATGCTGTATTTCTCCATCTTCCCCCAAGATGACAAGGTTAGCCGGAGACGCCTGGTGCGTCGGTGGATTGCAGAGGGCTACTCAAGGGAGTTGCGTGGCAAGTCCGCGGAGGAAATAGCGGAGAGCTATTTCATGGAGCTCATAAGCAGGAGCATGATCCTACCATCTCAAGAATCCATTCATAGTAGAAGAGGAATTGACTCCTGCCAAGTCCATGATCTCATTCGTGAAATTGGTATCTCAAAATCAGCAGAGGATAATCTTGTTTTCACATTGGAGGAAGGCTGTGGATTAAACAACCGGGGAACAATACGCCATCTTGCCATAAGTAGTAGCTGGAAGGGAGATCAGTGTGACTTCAAGAGCATAGTGGACATGTCTTGTATAagatcattaacggtgtttgggaagTGGAGGCCATTTTTCATGTCTGAGAAGATGAGGTTGCTGCGAGTGCTGGACCTAGAGGGGACATCAGGTCTTGTTGATCATCATCTTACGGGCATTGGGAAGCTTCTTCATCTAAGGTACCTTTCTTTAAGAGGATGTGATGATATTTATCACTTGCCAGACTCATTGGGTAACCTGAGGCAGCTGCAAACACTAGACGTTACATATACAAGCATAATGGAACTACCGAGGACCATTATCAAGCTTAGCAAGCTAGAGCATATTCGTGCTGGGAGCATTGGAAGTAACGATGGTGGTACACGTGAAACATTTGCAGACACCCTATGCACTTTGGCTTTGTCATCAATGGCATTCTGTGTGGGATGTTGCGCACCTCAGGTTCTGAAAGAGGTAATGGATATTGATGGTGACCCTAACAGGCGTGATGTATGCACTGCGTGTTGCTGCAATAAATTACCTTCTGCCGCGACGCGCCAAAGTCCAAATGGTGTTGAAGTGCCAAGGGGGACTCGCAGACTGAAAGCCCTGAACACAATGGGTGTTGTGAATGTCTCAGGATCAAGGGGTAAGGCTGTTCTAAACGACCTAAAAAGTCTCACCAGGCTGCGGAAGTTAAGAGTGACTGGCATCAATAAGAAAAACTCTCAAGAGTTGTGTTCAGCCCTTTCAAAGCTCAGTTGTCTGGAATCCTTGTTGGTGCGGTCAGAGGGAAACCCTGGTTTATCTGGCTGCTTGGATGCCCTACTGTCCCCTCCGAAAAAACTACAGAGCCTCAAGCTGTATGGTAACCTGGTGAAATTGCCCGACTGGATGGAGGCGCTCCGGAATCTCGTGAAGATGGAGCTGCGGAGCAGCAGGATATTGGAGGTTGATGCGGCCATGCAGGTCCTCGGCAATTTACCAAACCTGGCCATACTGCGTCTGCTGAGGCACTCATTCACTGGCGAAGAGCTTCGTTTCAGTCTCAATCGGGACGCGGCATTCCCGAGTCTGACGGTGCTGGAGCTCAGCCTCCTAGACAAGCTCGAATCGGTGGAGTTCCAAGGAGGGGCAGCCCCAAAGATTGAGCTGCTGCAGTTTCGTGGCTGGCGTTACAAAGCCAACACGGTGTTGTTTGCAGGGCTTCCTTCTCTCCCGAGCCTCAAGGAAGTTTTGCTCAAGGGTCGCTATGAGGATGGCTTCGTGGATGACTTGCGGGCCCGGCTTGCGGGTAATCCAAACAGACCTGTTTTGAagctcaactga